A single genomic interval of bacterium harbors:
- a CDS encoding DJ-1/PfpI family protein: MNKKCVVLVVPFDGYQQDEYELTRKTLEAAGISVKVASNKKGAAIAKDGSSCLIDLSIEQLEETPCDGVFLIGGPGALENLNSLKMHHILKNLFKKDIVIGAICISPRILAQAGILKNKKATGWNDDGKLDEIFKQHQVKKADAKVVIDTNIITAEGPAAAQEFAETIVKKLIK; encoded by the coding sequence ATGAATAAAAAATGCGTCGTGCTTGTGGTGCCCTTTGATGGATACCAGCAGGATGAGTATGAGCTTACCAGAAAAACACTGGAAGCTGCAGGGATTAGCGTAAAAGTTGCAAGCAACAAAAAAGGAGCTGCTATTGCCAAAGACGGATCCTCATGTCTCATTGACCTATCAATTGAACAGCTGGAAGAAACTCCATGTGACGGCGTTTTTTTAATCGGAGGACCTGGGGCACTTGAAAACCTCAACTCACTCAAAATGCATCATATTTTGAAAAATCTTTTCAAAAAAGACATCGTAATCGGCGCCATATGCATTTCGCCGCGAATCTTAGCGCAAGCAGGTATTTTAAAGAATAAAAAAGCCACCGGCTGGAATGACGATGGCAAGTTAGATGAGATTTTCAAACAACATCAGGTAAAAAAGGCAGATGCAAAAGTGGTGATAGATACAAATATCATTACCGCTGAAGGCCCGGCCGCAGCGCAAGAATTTGCAGAAACAATTGTCAAAAAATTAATCAAATAA